The Mytilus edulis chromosome 4, xbMytEdul2.2, whole genome shotgun sequence nucleotide sequence GACCACATTATGTACccttcaatgctaaacatatctatggaaattttatagaaaatccacagcctttatgaTATCCTTGATCATCCTTGTActatcatatttggcaatttgatgactgatcgatataggattattgcatgcagtgctagcattgatttctataaaacaagtttattaatgtagttattggttaaaacaaataaatatagggCCCAAATCAAGTACcatttagggtgcgctcgactttagtggctctacacgaggtattttggaatttacaggttggtcagaggcggatttagggtgGGGGGGAGCTTTTTCCagaaaaaatttggttggttATGGTAGCAATAAAGTCTTTAGTCTTTAGTATGCGTCATCTTGACACTGATTTTCTCATATGTACTTTGGTCACTTGCGCGTTTGAATACATTAATCAcgtttgtttttctctttgtACTTTCACTTTAATTTAGGTAGGCGCTGTTGATactgatttataaaaacaaatgatcaaaTCTTCTAGTATCGTCTATAAACTCGGAAACTGCATATTGTATGTCTGCACTGGCTTCTGTGTTAAGTAATTCTTCTAGATCTAGATTAAGTGTTCctgttttgaaatatattgacTGGCGGAGTTTTTAgatcacctgtcccgaagggacatgtgagcttatgccatcacttggcgtccgtcgtctgtcgtctgtcgtcgtctgtcgtcgtaaactatttcaagaatcttcatctctgaaacaactgggccaaatactttcaaactttaactgaatgttccttagggtatctaatttataaattgtatccgaagttttgatctatcaacaaacatggtcgccattgctaaaaatagaacataggggtcaaatgcagtttttggcttataactcaaaaaccaaagcattttgagcaaatctgacatgggggtaatattgtttatcaggtcaagatctatctgccctgaaattttcagatgaatcagacaacccgttgttgggttgctgcccctgaattggtaattttaaggaaattttgctgtttttggttattatcttgaatattattatagatagagataaactgtatacaggaataatgttcagcaaagtaagatttacaaataagtcaacatgacggaaatggtcagttgacccctttaggagttattgccctttatagtcaatttttaaccatttttcataaatcttagtaatcttttacaaaaatcttctcctctgaaactgctgggccaaatacttccaaactttaattgaatgttccttagggtatctagtttgtaaattgtatccgaagttatgatctatcaacaaacatggttgccattgctaaaaatagaacataggggtcaaatgcagtttttggcttataactcaaaaaccaaagcatttagagcaaatctgacgtgggtaatattgtttatcaggtcaagatctatctgccctgaaattttcagatgaatcagacaacctgttgttgggttgctgcccctgaattggtaattttaaggaaattttgctgtttttggttattatcttgaatattattatagatagagataaactgtaaacaggaataatgttcagcaaagtaagatttacaaataagtcaacatgacggaaatggtcagttgaccccgttaggagttattgccctttatagtcaatttttaaccatttttcgtaaatcttagtaatcttttacaaaaatcttctcctgaaactactgggccaaatacttccaaactttaaactgaatgttccttagggtatctagtttgtaaattgtatccgaagttatgatctatcaacaagcatggtcgccattgctaaaaatagaacataggggtcaaatgcagtttttggcttataactcaaaaaccatagcatttagagcaaatctgacgtggtaatattgtttatcaggtcaagatctatctgccctgaaattttcagatgaatcagacaacctgttgttgggttgctgcccctgaattgataattttaaggaaattttgctgtttttgtttattatcttgaatataattatagatagaaataaactgtaaacagcaataatgttcagcaaagtaagatcttcaattaagacaatttgaccaaaatggtcaattgaccccttaaggagttattgccctttaaagacttttttcacaatttgttcatcatgttgacttactttaaaaaatcttctcctttgaaactgctgtatcaatttcagctaaatgagtttcagagtatctagtataaattttatattttatttccttgtatgtcaagaaacatagctcctatggctaaaatagaacataggagaaaatgattattttttttggcttttgaagaaaataggacgatccaaaaaacattcaaataaattgaaaagccaaaataatcattgatgagagatttaaccaaaagaattaaggtgagcgattcaggctcttgagagcctcttgttctcTATCCAAACTGTAATTgtcacaaaataataaaaaatgttctacagaTTCTATTTCTCCGCAAGTACATTTGTTGTCTTCTACATGTCTGTTAATGAAATGTTGATACCCCTTTAGTTTGGAGTATCCTGATCTGAGACTGTTTAGTATATTGAAGTGTTTTTTTGATGGGAAGTCGAGTTTGATTCTTTTTGATGCATCTGGGTGatgattaaaaaatcttctcccaACCTCACTAGATTCCCATTGTGTCTTCCATTTTTTAATGACTGATGTTCTCGCCGCTTGTTTGATGTCTTGTTTTGTCGTGATTGAAGACATTCCCTATTATCTGCCTCTTTTGCCGCTGCTTTTGCCAGACGGTCAGCCTGTTCATTTCCCTCTATATCAGAGTGCCCCGGTGTCCAAATGATTTTGATACTAAAACCCTTTTGTTCCAATTTTATTTTCCTGTTTTTGATTTCTTGTATGGTTTTGTGATAGTTTTCTAATTTCCAATTTAAGGTTATAATGCCTATGGCGGATTGGCTGTCAGAGTATATGTTAAGTTGTTTAACATTGCGGTAATTATAATTGTCTATTTTTTCCAGCACAAGTTTAATGGCTACTAGCTCTGCTAGTAGTATTGATTCTCTGTTTGATACAGGGTACTGTATTGTTTTCTCCTCTTCATTATTGTATATaatcatgcgcgtagctacgtttacgtcaaaacgcccgggcgtacacttgaattttgaaaataaaacaaataatcgacatagaataagaaaaactggtcaaaagcacatcagccttgtgcttctttttttaatggattgtaattttgaataaaaagggacttaatttactcaaatagaccaatttaatatattttgttcgaatcttttgtaaaagtcagAACCCACTATGAATTCTACGTactcttatatttaaagcaattcactatctgttcagattcgatatgctgtttgtatttttgtcgagcctgtgatgtATGTCCCAAAAACGAGACAAAGcggcgtcaatatttaggttccgaatgtggataaagtCTTTTGATTGACTctcgtgaaattttacgaaagttgtacAGAAACTGTtaatgatcaaaagagtattcagagcaatataataattatctttaatttttgccgcattttaaggacaaaatgtatttctttctgcaattaataagtggCCAGTCGCAGTTTGGgcagtttgggcttacattttgttatttctcaattacattaactacttgtcgaaccttcatcgaaAATTACGAAAATGACgaagaagctttttctatgactaatgtctaaagctaaaattttaaaagcatttgttttcgttcatttttctgttcttttctgataTCTGATAGCCAGATAGCCGGACTCTTCTttacgcaattaattgttttacatggtcaatttataaaccttcatagattatcgtgaaatattccagatcaagaaaaaaatatcaatagaaaATTTTAGAcgagtagattttttttaatccgTTTAAAGGAATGATAGATTGATTTACTTTTTGTggaagaaatcctaggtgttccagattttttttatattgcacctcttaaaaaaaaaaaattccgtgTTCATTAAAAGGGGCTTTTGTTGATTGTATGCTCACTCATGGCaccatttaaacttatttaaaagtaatattggtttggacgttttctctaaaaccaataaCCATTAGCCTAGattccagtttaacacgatgaataagttaacatattacaaaattaaaaaaaaaaaaaaaccatttagattcaaaagtatgttgttattaatgattttttactgacaggaatcattatgGTATCTCATTCTAGATAGATTTCGGGGGCttcgtccctttcgaacccactaccaACAGGTGCTTTGACATTGAGCGGTTGGCACCCCTcatatccctcgccaaggttcgggcgtacacgtaaaaatgacccagctacgccactgataATGGCTCCTGCACCACAAGGCCCAGGATTTCCCATGCATGAGCCATCTGTGAATGCCACTGTTGTATTTGGAGGAAGTTCTtctaattgttgttttataagtCTTTGTCCTTCAATGGCTTGTTCACTGGTTCTTGTTTTGGAACTTCCAAATGTGGTCCAGTACTCCGGTGCCCTTCTAATTGCACACATGCCACGACATTCATATTGCTGTTCAATATTATTTACTTCAATTGATGTTTCCTTCTTCATATCATCTGCCTGTAGTATCATTTTTCCAATTGGAGAGATGTAAGTTTCCGGATTAGATTCTGTTTTCCAGTTTTATAGCTTTTTCTTAATTGGGACTGTTGTAAAAGATGAGGTAATTTTTGCCAATTCTCTAATTGCTATTTCTTCTCTTCTCAGTTCTAAAGGTAAGACTCCACCAATTATCTGAAGAACTTCAAGGCTGGAAGTTGAAGGCATATTAAGGCATAAGGCAAGGCCATGTCTTTGAACCTCATCCAACTTGTGTAGGTTTGTTGAATTTCCAATCTGCCAAACACAGCTTGCATATGTGATGGTTGAACAAACAAGACTTTGGTAAATTTCTATTAGTCTTTTTGTTGGAATATTAGCTATACTCTTAATTTCTCTAATTATTCCTAATGATCTTTTTGCTGTTTTCAGTACATTATCTATATGAGTATTGAAAGTCAGTTTTTGATCAAGTGTAACTCGAAGAATTTTAGGATTGTTGTTGTGTTTTAAAGTTCCATTACCAAGCTTAAGTAGAACTGATGTAGTATTTTGTATACTTTTACTGAAAATACAATATTCTGTTTTTTCTAcacaataaacagttaggaaaaaatactaaaatttgcccttatgaattttaccatccccttttcattgctttcttgcaatatcaagcttactgtttgtgtcatatatgggcatatgtatgtaatcagaatcttccatagatttta carries:
- the LOC139521452 gene encoding uncharacterized protein, encoding MSDEKLEKTEYCIFSKSIQNTTSVLLKLGNGTLKHNNNPKILRVTLDQKLTFNTHIDNVLKTAKRSLGIIREIKSIANIPTKRLIEIYQSLVCSTITYASCVWQIGNSTNLHKLDEVQRHGLALCLNMPSTSSLEVLQIIGGVLPLELRREEIAIRELAKITSSFTTVPIKKKL